One genomic segment of Paenibacillus sp. FSL H8-0332 includes these proteins:
- a CDS encoding Cof-type HAD-IIB family hydrolase — MKYKLIALDVDGTLLNDDHQLSEENKAAIAEVTRQGGQIVLCTGRSPQNSIPFMEEMGLSGYVLGHNGAATVSVKDRKVLHQYGLDARGLDPYIAYCRERDIHFDVNTAFEMYVDNVENLTKEAHFMYEHFRIMPASLPAWEEFREPIVKFTVFTQSDILDEAQREWATWGEQYNILRSGEFFVDLMHPESSKGNALKHLAAELGIPQEQVLSIGNYYNDISMLTYAGLGVAMDNSPVEVKAAADVITGTNNANGVRDALVKYCLS, encoded by the coding sequence ATGAAATACAAACTGATTGCACTGGATGTAGACGGAACGCTGTTGAATGATGATCATCAGCTCAGTGAAGAGAACAAAGCGGCGATTGCCGAGGTTACGCGTCAGGGCGGGCAGATTGTACTCTGCACAGGGCGCAGTCCGCAGAATTCGATTCCTTTTATGGAGGAGATGGGCTTGTCGGGCTATGTGCTGGGCCATAACGGAGCGGCTACGGTGAGTGTTAAGGACCGTAAGGTGCTGCACCAGTATGGACTGGACGCCAGAGGGCTGGACCCGTATATCGCTTATTGCCGCGAGCGTGATATCCATTTTGATGTGAACACTGCGTTCGAGATGTATGTGGACAATGTGGAGAACCTGACGAAGGAAGCCCACTTTATGTATGAGCATTTCCGTATTATGCCTGCATCCCTTCCCGCCTGGGAGGAGTTCCGCGAACCGATTGTGAAATTCACTGTGTTCACGCAGTCCGATATTCTGGATGAAGCGCAGCGGGAGTGGGCCACGTGGGGAGAGCAGTACAATATTCTGCGCAGCGGAGAGTTCTTCGTTGATTTGATGCACCCGGAATCCTCCAAAGGCAATGCCCTAAAGCACCTGGCAGCCGAGCTTGGCATCCCGCAAGAGCAGGTGCTGTCGATCGGCAACTATTATAATGATATCTCCATGCTGACATATGCCGGTCTGGGTGTGGCGATGGATAACTCTCCGGTGGAAGTCAAAGCAGCCGCAGATGTGATCACCGGCACCAATAATGCGAACGGCGTGCGCGATGCGCTGGTGAAGTATTGTTTGTCTTGA
- a CDS encoding sporulation protein YjcZ, with protein sequence MGVGAGFTSTGAILVLFILLVIISRSLFV encoded by the coding sequence ATGGGTGTAGGTGCAGGCTTCACATCAACCGGTGCGATTTTGGTACTCTTCATATTACTCGTAATCATTTCCCGTTCGTTGTTCGTCTAA